One part of the Micrococcus sp. 2A genome encodes these proteins:
- a CDS encoding 3-hydroxyacyl-CoA dehydrogenase NAD-binding domain-containing protein: protein MTENMITWDQDADGVVTLTMDDPNAKVNTMNDLWRDSMEATVERLEQERESIAGVILTSAKSTFFAGGNLDQLGPTGPDEAADVFAMTEHVKSVLRRLEKLGRPVVAAINGAALGGGLEIALACHRRVAVDDARIKVGLPEVTLGLLPGGGGITRLVRMLGLEKALMDWLLQGTQYRPAQAKEKGVIDELVSSQDELLPAARRWILEQGAAAAKAQEGGPEETDEALGAPSYAVKPWDQKGFRLPGGSPQQPAMASRLPAFPATLHKTLHGADLPAPKAILAAAVEGAQVDFDTALRIETRYFVSLVTGRVSTAMVQAFHTDMGDIRSGAALGERATERHTVGSVAVLGAGMMGAGIAHALAVNGIEAVLKDVSVENAERGKSHCADLLGKAVAKGRMDQAAADEVLGRIRTTEDYADLAGVDAVIEAVFEDFELKTGVFAEVEKVVGKDTLLCSNTSTLPITLLQEPRERAADVIGLHFFSPVDRMQLVEIIRGEQTSQEAVERAYDLVQQIHKVPILVNDGRGFYTSRVFGTLVLEAAAMVEEGVDPQRVERAARQAGFPGAPLAMLDEVSLTLTQHVRREEEKAASAAGTERVVQPGEQIVDRMVEEFERPGRARGAGFYEYPAEGPKHLWPGLREHFTSDVDVPEQDLQDRFLYRMAIETAGCFEDGVLTDTASANIGGVLGIGYPPHTGGPATFMTNRENGLADFVARADELAEAYGERFRPSEWLRARAASGKGLV, encoded by the coding sequence ATGACTGAGAACATGATCACCTGGGACCAGGACGCCGACGGCGTCGTCACCCTGACCATGGATGACCCCAACGCCAAGGTCAACACCATGAACGACCTCTGGCGGGACTCCATGGAGGCCACCGTGGAGCGGCTCGAGCAGGAGCGCGAGTCGATCGCCGGCGTCATCCTCACCAGCGCGAAGAGCACCTTCTTCGCCGGCGGCAACCTGGACCAGCTGGGCCCCACCGGCCCGGACGAGGCCGCGGACGTCTTCGCGATGACCGAGCACGTGAAGTCCGTCCTGCGCCGACTCGAGAAGCTCGGCCGGCCCGTGGTCGCCGCCATCAACGGCGCCGCCCTCGGCGGCGGCCTGGAGATCGCCCTCGCGTGCCACCGCCGCGTGGCCGTGGACGACGCCCGCATCAAGGTAGGCCTGCCCGAGGTCACCCTCGGCCTGCTCCCCGGCGGCGGCGGCATCACGCGCCTCGTGCGGATGCTGGGCCTGGAGAAGGCCCTGATGGACTGGCTGCTCCAGGGCACCCAGTACCGCCCCGCGCAGGCGAAGGAGAAGGGCGTCATCGACGAGCTCGTCTCCTCGCAGGACGAGCTGCTGCCCGCGGCGCGGCGCTGGATCCTCGAGCAGGGGGCCGCGGCGGCGAAGGCCCAGGAGGGCGGCCCGGAGGAGACCGACGAGGCGCTCGGCGCCCCCTCCTACGCCGTCAAGCCGTGGGACCAGAAGGGCTTCCGCCTGCCCGGCGGCTCCCCGCAGCAGCCGGCGATGGCCTCCCGCCTGCCCGCGTTCCCCGCCACGCTGCACAAGACGCTGCACGGCGCGGACCTGCCGGCGCCGAAGGCGATCCTCGCCGCGGCCGTCGAGGGCGCGCAGGTGGACTTCGACACCGCCCTGCGGATCGAGACCCGCTACTTCGTGAGCCTCGTGACCGGCCGGGTCTCCACGGCGATGGTGCAGGCGTTCCACACGGACATGGGCGACATCCGCTCCGGCGCGGCCCTCGGCGAGCGCGCCACGGAGCGCCACACCGTCGGCTCCGTGGCCGTGCTCGGCGCGGGCATGATGGGCGCCGGGATCGCCCACGCCCTCGCCGTCAACGGCATCGAGGCGGTCCTCAAGGACGTCTCGGTGGAGAACGCCGAGCGCGGCAAGTCCCACTGCGCGGACCTGCTGGGCAAGGCCGTGGCCAAGGGCCGGATGGACCAGGCCGCCGCGGACGAGGTGCTGGGCCGCATCCGCACCACGGAGGACTACGCGGACCTCGCCGGCGTGGACGCCGTCATCGAGGCCGTCTTCGAGGACTTCGAGCTCAAGACGGGCGTGTTCGCGGAGGTCGAGAAGGTGGTGGGGAAGGACACGCTGCTGTGCAGCAACACCTCCACCCTCCCGATCACGCTGCTGCAGGAGCCGCGGGAGCGCGCCGCCGACGTCATCGGCCTGCACTTCTTCTCCCCCGTGGACCGCATGCAGCTCGTGGAGATCATCCGTGGCGAGCAGACCTCCCAGGAGGCCGTGGAGCGCGCATACGACCTGGTCCAGCAGATCCACAAGGTCCCGATCCTCGTGAACGACGGCCGCGGCTTCTACACCTCCCGCGTGTTCGGCACCCTCGTGCTGGAGGCCGCCGCCATGGTGGAGGAGGGCGTGGACCCGCAGCGCGTCGAGCGCGCCGCGCGCCAGGCCGGCTTCCCGGGTGCGCCGCTGGCCATGCTGGACGAGGTCTCGCTGACCCTCACGCAGCACGTGCGCCGAGAGGAGGAGAAGGCCGCCTCGGCCGCCGGCACCGAGCGCGTCGTGCAGCCGGGCGAGCAAATCGTGGACCGCATGGTGGAGGAGTTCGAGCGCCCTGGCCGTGCCCGCGGGGCCGGTTTCTACGAGTACCCGGCCGAGGGCCCCAAGCACCTGTGGCCCGGTCTGCGTGAGCACTTCACCTCGGACGTGGACGTGCCGGAGCAGGATCTCCAGGACCGCTTCCTCTACCGCATGGCGATCGAGACGGCCGGCTGCTTCGAGGACGGCGTCCTGACCGACACCGCGTCCGCGAACATCGGCGGCGTCCTGGGCATCGGCTACCCGCCGCACACCGGCGGCCCGGCCACGTTCATGACCAACCGTGAGAACGGGCTGGCGGACTTCGTGGCGCGCGCGGACGAGCTCGCAGAGGCCTACGGCGAGCGCTTCCGCCCGTCCGAGTGGCTGCGCGCGCGCGCCGCCTCGGGGAAGGGCCTCGTATGA
- a CDS encoding S66 peptidase family protein: protein MTQPLVHPPKAQPGDRIAVVSPSFAAPGFAPAVHEQAMRRLAEVTGLVPVEYPTTRQLGASPESRARDLNAAFADPQIRAVIATVGGEDQITVIGHLDADAVRADPKPFLGYSDNTNLHQWLWTNGVASFYGGSTQVHLGPGPTVDEVHAASLRAALLTGGRLEITEPGESEDHGVDWLDPRALTEFGTREPVPGPHDDGARGVGEGASPWRWAGPRRAVTGRTWGGCLEVLPWVMAAGRGPADMAALEGGVLLIETSEELPSAGEVRRLLRILGEGGVLGAVDAVLAARPPTSSFEVPRGAEERARLRADQADVVVEEVGSYNPDAVVCVGVPFGHTRPQWVLPHGGVMTVDGVERRVWADYS, encoded by the coding sequence ATGACTCAGCCGCTCGTCCACCCGCCCAAGGCCCAGCCGGGCGACAGGATCGCCGTCGTCTCGCCGTCGTTCGCGGCTCCCGGCTTCGCGCCCGCGGTGCACGAGCAGGCGATGCGCCGCCTGGCCGAGGTGACCGGCCTGGTGCCGGTCGAGTACCCCACCACCCGGCAGCTCGGGGCGAGTCCCGAGAGCCGGGCGCGGGACCTGAACGCGGCGTTCGCGGACCCACAGATCCGGGCGGTGATCGCCACGGTCGGCGGGGAGGACCAGATCACCGTGATCGGCCACCTGGACGCGGACGCAGTGCGCGCGGACCCCAAGCCGTTCCTCGGCTACAGCGACAACACCAACCTCCACCAGTGGCTGTGGACGAACGGCGTGGCGAGCTTCTACGGCGGCTCCACCCAGGTGCACCTGGGGCCGGGACCGACTGTGGACGAGGTGCACGCCGCGTCCCTGCGGGCCGCCCTGCTGACGGGAGGGCGGCTGGAGATCACGGAGCCGGGGGAGTCGGAGGACCATGGCGTCGACTGGCTGGACCCGCGGGCGCTCACCGAGTTCGGGACGCGCGAGCCGGTGCCGGGCCCGCACGACGACGGCGCGCGCGGCGTCGGTGAGGGCGCCTCACCGTGGCGCTGGGCCGGGCCTCGGCGCGCGGTGACCGGCCGGACATGGGGCGGCTGCCTCGAGGTGCTGCCGTGGGTGATGGCGGCCGGCCGCGGGCCTGCGGACATGGCGGCGCTCGAGGGTGGTGTGCTGCTCATCGAGACCAGCGAGGAGCTGCCGAGCGCCGGCGAGGTGCGGCGGCTGCTGCGGATCCTGGGGGAGGGCGGCGTGCTCGGCGCCGTGGACGCCGTGCTGGCGGCCCGCCCTCCGACGAGCTCCTTCGAGGTGCCGCGCGGTGCGGAGGAGCGGGCGCGGCTGCGCGCCGACCAGGCGGACGTGGTGGTCGAGGAGGTCGGCAGCTACAACCCGGACGCGGTGGTGTGCGTGGGCGTCCCGTTCGGCCACACACGGCCGCAGTGGGTGCTGCCGCACGGCGGCGTGATGACCGTCGACGGGGTCGAGCGGCGGGTGTGGGCGGACTACTCGTGA
- a CDS encoding DNA cytosine methyltransferase translates to METFKMGEFFSGPGGMALGAHQAADSDPELRDRMSLQHAWAVDIDESSCLTYRRNIPGATLKSVRVGDARAAAENIDSFGDIDGFAFGFPCNDFSLVGEHKGLDGNFGGLYKTGVRVLQAKRPKWFVAENVGGIRSANGGRAFQLILEELEDAGYRITPHLYRFEQYGVPQARHRVLVVGVRDDLDVEYAVPAPTHGPGTRQPFATSGEAVAAPIPASVTNNERTRQSKQVVERLKLIDPGENAFNAKRMTDEARLNVQGATISQIYRRLDPAKPSYTVTGSGGGGTHVYHWDEPRALTNRERARLQTFPDTFHFEGRRDSIRKQIGMAVPPLGARAVFQALFRSLLGIPYESIAPTLTTARDSSSPQRLF, encoded by the coding sequence ATGGAAACGTTCAAGATGGGGGAGTTCTTCTCCGGCCCTGGAGGCATGGCTCTCGGCGCCCACCAGGCAGCCGATAGCGACCCTGAACTGCGGGACAGGATGTCCCTGCAGCATGCGTGGGCTGTCGACATCGACGAGTCGTCCTGCCTGACGTACCGACGCAACATTCCCGGTGCGACGCTGAAGTCTGTCAGAGTCGGCGATGCTCGAGCCGCAGCCGAGAACATCGACTCCTTCGGCGACATCGACGGATTCGCCTTCGGGTTTCCCTGCAACGACTTCAGCCTCGTCGGTGAGCACAAAGGGCTCGACGGCAATTTCGGCGGGCTCTACAAGACTGGCGTTCGAGTGCTGCAGGCAAAGCGGCCCAAGTGGTTCGTGGCCGAGAACGTCGGTGGCATCCGTAGCGCGAACGGCGGCCGTGCATTCCAGCTGATCCTCGAAGAACTCGAGGACGCGGGCTACCGCATCACCCCGCACCTCTATCGGTTCGAGCAGTATGGCGTTCCTCAGGCGCGGCATCGCGTTCTCGTCGTGGGGGTTCGCGATGATCTCGACGTCGAGTACGCCGTGCCAGCCCCCACTCACGGACCCGGGACGAGACAGCCCTTCGCGACGTCCGGTGAGGCTGTCGCTGCGCCGATCCCGGCGTCCGTCACCAATAACGAGCGCACCCGTCAGTCGAAACAGGTGGTCGAGCGACTGAAGCTCATCGACCCGGGTGAGAATGCATTCAATGCCAAGCGCATGACCGACGAGGCCCGTCTCAATGTCCAGGGCGCTACCATCAGCCAGATCTATCGGCGCCTCGACCCGGCCAAGCCGTCCTACACCGTCACGGGATCCGGTGGCGGAGGCACTCATGTCTACCACTGGGACGAGCCGCGAGCCCTCACCAATCGTGAGCGGGCGCGTCTCCAGACGTTCCCGGACACGTTCCACTTCGAGGGCCGCCGAGACTCCATTCGGAAGCAGATCGGCATGGCAGTTCCGCCGCTCGGAGCGCGCGCCGTTTTCCAGGCGCTGTTCAGGAGCCTGCTGGGGATTCCCTATGAGAGCATTGCTCCGACTCTGACGACTGCACGCGACAGCTCCTCGCCCCAGCGGCTGTTCTGA
- a CDS encoding acyl-CoA dehydrogenase family protein, translating to MTAADTRSRPLIDVDVLEYHRLLTPEQQEKLAEIRAALAEIVTPHVAEAWSRDEFPHEIARQVGELGFNHLNGMTTDPLFRGCLMAELSRADISLSVYFALHNDLVGATLEHLGSEEQKQKWLPGLYAMEYTGCFGLTEPEHGSDVAGGMATTARREGDEWVINGAKRWIGNGTMSRIAIVWARDEADDQVKGFIVETDRPGYSATKIEHKTAVKIVQNADITFTDVRIPAENKLEKANSFADTNVILLGSRNGLGWQAVGAQQAVLDIARNYALERTQFGRPIAAHQLVQSLLVQIAGNLAATLGMAHRAVQLEAEGEVSMTQASLVKLKTSQMCRESAALGRQLMGGNGILADRGLGRFFCDVEAIFTYEGTYEVNSLIVGRGLTGHSAFL from the coding sequence ATGACCGCCGCTGACACCCGGAGCCGTCCGCTGATCGACGTCGACGTCCTCGAGTACCACCGCCTCCTGACGCCCGAGCAGCAGGAGAAGCTCGCGGAGATCCGCGCCGCCCTGGCCGAGATCGTCACCCCGCATGTGGCGGAGGCCTGGAGCCGGGACGAGTTCCCGCACGAGATCGCCCGCCAGGTGGGCGAGCTCGGCTTCAACCACCTGAACGGCATGACCACCGACCCGCTGTTCCGCGGCTGCCTGATGGCCGAGCTGTCCCGCGCGGACATCTCCCTCAGCGTCTACTTCGCCCTGCACAACGACCTCGTGGGCGCGACCCTGGAGCACCTGGGCTCCGAGGAGCAGAAGCAGAAGTGGCTCCCGGGGCTCTACGCCATGGAGTACACCGGCTGCTTCGGGCTGACCGAGCCGGAGCACGGCTCCGACGTCGCCGGCGGCATGGCGACCACCGCCCGCCGCGAGGGCGACGAGTGGGTGATCAACGGGGCCAAGCGCTGGATCGGCAACGGCACCATGTCCCGGATCGCGATCGTGTGGGCCCGCGACGAGGCGGACGACCAGGTCAAGGGCTTCATCGTGGAGACCGACCGCCCGGGCTACAGCGCCACCAAGATCGAGCACAAGACCGCCGTGAAGATCGTGCAGAACGCGGACATCACCTTCACGGACGTGCGGATCCCGGCGGAGAACAAGCTGGAGAAGGCGAACTCGTTCGCGGACACCAACGTGATCCTCCTCGGCTCCCGCAACGGGCTGGGCTGGCAGGCCGTGGGCGCGCAGCAGGCCGTCCTGGACATCGCCCGGAACTACGCCCTGGAGCGCACGCAGTTCGGCCGTCCGATCGCCGCCCACCAGCTCGTGCAGTCCCTGCTCGTGCAGATCGCCGGCAACCTGGCCGCCACGCTCGGCATGGCCCACCGCGCCGTCCAGCTCGAGGCCGAGGGCGAGGTGTCCATGACCCAGGCCTCCCTGGTGAAGCTCAAGACCTCGCAGATGTGCCGCGAGTCGGCCGCTCTGGGGCGTCAGCTGATGGGCGGCAACGGCATCCTCGCGGACCGCGGTCTCGGCCGCTTCTTCTGCGACGTCGAGGCGATCTTCACGTACGAGGGCACCTACGAGGTCAACTCGCTGATCGTGGGCCGCGGGCTCACCGGCCACTCCGCCTTCCTCTGA
- a CDS encoding CoA transferase has protein sequence MSAQDTVSQTAAGGAAVASGPLVGVRVVTIALNLPGPVAAARLQELGADVVTVLPPGGDPVATLVPALHEELHRAQQVRTVDMKSPDGAAEMERILAAADVFLTSHRSGALRRLGLDADAVRARHPRICQVDVTGFAGDRTDVPGHDINYQAEAGLLEPGPPPRILAADLHGAERAVSAALALLWARGADGAGGHAVVALADAAHALALPNRHRMTDRRSPLGGASPHYGVYPAADGHVAVGALEPHFAAALLEGLGLDPDGDVRAQLAGALLEHDAAHWQAWGEERGIPLTALAAATA, from the coding sequence ATGAGCGCGCAGGACACCGTCTCGCAGACCGCCGCCGGGGGCGCCGCCGTCGCCTCCGGCCCCCTGGTCGGCGTGCGCGTGGTGACGATCGCCCTGAACCTGCCCGGGCCCGTCGCAGCGGCCCGCCTGCAGGAGCTGGGCGCCGACGTCGTCACCGTGCTCCCGCCCGGCGGGGACCCCGTGGCCACGCTGGTGCCCGCCCTCCACGAGGAGCTGCATCGCGCCCAGCAGGTGCGCACCGTGGACATGAAGTCCCCGGACGGGGCCGCCGAGATGGAGCGGATCCTCGCCGCGGCGGACGTGTTCCTCACGTCCCACCGCTCGGGGGCCCTGCGCCGCCTCGGCCTGGACGCCGACGCCGTCCGCGCCCGTCACCCGCGGATCTGCCAGGTGGACGTCACGGGCTTCGCCGGGGACCGGACGGACGTCCCCGGTCATGACATCAACTACCAGGCCGAGGCGGGCCTGCTGGAGCCGGGGCCGCCGCCTCGGATCCTGGCGGCGGACCTGCACGGGGCCGAGCGCGCCGTCTCCGCGGCCCTGGCCCTCCTGTGGGCCCGCGGCGCGGACGGGGCGGGCGGGCACGCCGTCGTGGCACTGGCCGACGCCGCCCACGCCCTGGCCCTGCCGAACCGTCACCGCATGACGGACCGCCGCAGCCCCCTGGGCGGGGCCTCGCCCCACTACGGCGTGTACCCGGCCGCCGACGGCCATGTGGCCGTCGGCGCGCTCGAGCCGCACTTCGCGGCCGCGCTCCTCGAGGGCCTCGGGCTGGACCCGGACGGGGACGTCCGCGCTCAGCTCGCGGGCGCCCTCCTGGAGCACGACGCCGCCCACTGGCAGGCCTGGGGCGAGGAGCGGGGCATCCCGCTGACCGCCCTCGCCGCGGCGACCGCCTGA
- a CDS encoding long-chain fatty acid--CoA ligase, with the protein MTLDAAGRPTERRGHVAELLAATVARQPDTVALLIGDARMSYRELDQATAVTAGWLRARGVQAGDRVAVMLPNVPTFVAVYEALMRLGAVMVPLNPLFTARELEYFLEDSGARMLWAMPGLPAVDEVAGNVDVEVVTLDLEAVGRECAVEGIAPVTEITPRDPDDDAVLLYTSGTTGRPKGARLTHTNLRSNAMATATGLGRLGPDDVVFAALPMFHVFGLSVVLNGAVFAGSTLSLMPRFEPAAAYDQLQDHGVTFLPGVPTMHGAFLAVARARREAGAEPADFSRLRMPLSGGASLPVETLHAAEKLYGVSVFEGYGLSENAGACFFNPVDAPTRPGTVGRPVDGFEFRIVAMDGTEVPEEDLATSGELRIRGEGIMAGYWGRPEDTEAAFDEDGWFRTGDIARRDEAGYVMIVDRLKDVIIRGGMNVYPREVEEVLYEHPDVVEAAVVGVPDERLGEEIAAFVSLAPGSAVTGEELQAFAAERLARYKQPREVTILDGLPKNATGKILRRELRQG; encoded by the coding sequence ATGACCCTCGACGCCGCCGGCCGGCCCACCGAGCGGCGCGGCCACGTCGCCGAGCTGCTCGCCGCCACGGTGGCCCGCCAGCCGGACACCGTCGCCCTGCTGATCGGCGACGCCCGCATGAGCTACCGCGAACTGGACCAGGCCACGGCCGTCACGGCCGGCTGGCTGCGCGCCCGCGGCGTGCAGGCCGGGGACCGGGTGGCCGTCATGCTGCCGAACGTCCCGACGTTCGTGGCCGTCTACGAGGCGCTCATGCGCCTGGGCGCGGTGATGGTGCCGCTCAACCCGCTGTTCACCGCCCGAGAGCTGGAGTACTTCCTCGAGGACTCCGGGGCGCGCATGCTCTGGGCCATGCCCGGGCTGCCGGCCGTGGACGAGGTGGCCGGGAACGTCGACGTCGAGGTGGTCACCCTGGACCTCGAAGCGGTCGGGCGGGAGTGCGCCGTCGAGGGCATCGCCCCGGTCACGGAGATCACCCCGCGGGACCCCGACGACGACGCCGTGCTGCTCTACACGTCCGGCACCACGGGACGGCCCAAGGGCGCGCGGCTGACGCACACGAACCTGCGTTCCAACGCCATGGCGACGGCGACCGGCCTGGGCCGGCTCGGCCCGGACGACGTCGTGTTCGCGGCGCTGCCGATGTTCCACGTGTTCGGGCTCTCGGTGGTGCTCAACGGCGCGGTGTTCGCCGGGTCCACGCTGTCCCTGATGCCGCGGTTCGAGCCGGCGGCCGCCTACGACCAGCTGCAGGACCACGGCGTCACGTTCCTGCCCGGCGTGCCCACCATGCACGGGGCGTTCCTCGCCGTGGCCCGGGCCCGCCGTGAGGCCGGGGCCGAGCCGGCGGACTTCTCCCGGCTGCGCATGCCCCTCTCCGGCGGTGCGAGCCTGCCGGTGGAGACGCTGCACGCGGCGGAGAAGCTGTACGGCGTGTCCGTGTTCGAGGGCTACGGGCTGTCCGAGAACGCGGGCGCGTGCTTCTTCAACCCCGTGGACGCGCCGACCCGTCCGGGCACCGTGGGCCGGCCGGTGGACGGCTTCGAGTTCCGGATCGTCGCGATGGACGGCACCGAGGTGCCCGAGGAGGACCTCGCGACCTCCGGTGAGCTGCGCATCCGGGGCGAGGGCATCATGGCCGGCTACTGGGGCCGCCCGGAGGACACGGAGGCGGCGTTCGACGAGGACGGCTGGTTCCGCACCGGGGACATCGCCCGCCGGGACGAGGCCGGGTACGTGATGATCGTGGACCGGCTCAAGGACGTGATCATCCGCGGTGGTATGAACGTGTATCCGCGCGAGGTGGAGGAGGTCCTCTACGAGCACCCGGACGTGGTCGAGGCCGCCGTGGTGGGTGTGCCGGACGAGCGGCTGGGCGAGGAGATCGCCGCCTTCGTCTCGCTGGCCCCGGGCAGCGCCGTCACGGGGGAGGAACTCCAGGCGTTCGCGGCCGAGCGGCTGGCCCGCTACAAGCAGCCGCGGGAGGTGACCATCCTGGACGGGCTGCCGAAGAACGCCACGGGCAAGATCCTGCGCCGCGAGCTGCGTCAGGGGTGA
- a CDS encoding acetyl-CoA C-acetyltransferase has translation MTRDAYLFDAVRTPRGLGKPTGSLHEVKPIDLLGGLFDALRERHPEWDPATVEDVVLGVVSPVGDQGADIARVAALKAGMPENVAGVQLNRFCGSGLEAVNQAAARIRSGWEEMLIAGGVESMSRVPMGSDGGAWATDPATALALHFVPQGISADLIATRQGFTREDLDRFAVQSHHRAAQAWAEGRFDKSVIPVKDINGLTVLDRDETIRPNSSLEILAGLKPSFAAMGEQAGFDAVALDRYTDVDQIHHVHHPGNASGIVDGAALTLVGSEESGRRAGLTPRARIVSAAVVGSEPTIMLTGPTPACRKALDVAGMTAGDIDLVEINEAFAAVPLQLMRDLGWSEEQTNVNGGAIAMGHPLGATGAMILGTLVDELERRDLQTGIATLCIGAGMGVATIVERV, from the coding sequence GTGACCCGGGACGCCTACCTCTTCGACGCCGTCCGCACCCCCCGCGGACTCGGCAAGCCCACCGGCTCCCTCCACGAGGTCAAGCCGATCGATCTCCTGGGCGGCCTCTTCGACGCGCTCCGCGAGCGCCACCCCGAGTGGGACCCCGCCACCGTCGAGGACGTCGTGCTCGGCGTCGTCAGCCCGGTGGGGGACCAGGGCGCGGACATCGCCCGCGTGGCCGCCCTCAAGGCCGGCATGCCGGAGAACGTGGCCGGCGTGCAGCTCAACCGCTTCTGCGGCTCCGGCCTCGAGGCCGTCAACCAGGCGGCGGCCCGCATCCGCTCCGGCTGGGAGGAGATGCTGATCGCCGGCGGCGTGGAGTCCATGTCCCGCGTCCCCATGGGCTCCGACGGCGGCGCGTGGGCCACGGACCCGGCCACCGCGCTGGCGCTGCACTTCGTGCCGCAGGGCATCTCGGCGGACCTCATCGCCACCCGCCAGGGCTTCACCCGGGAGGACCTGGACCGCTTCGCCGTCCAGAGCCACCACCGCGCCGCCCAGGCGTGGGCCGAGGGCCGCTTCGACAAGTCCGTCATCCCCGTGAAGGACATCAACGGGCTGACCGTCCTGGACCGGGACGAGACCATCCGACCGAACTCCTCGCTCGAGATCCTGGCCGGGCTGAAGCCCTCCTTCGCCGCGATGGGGGAGCAGGCCGGCTTCGACGCCGTCGCGCTCGACCGCTACACGGACGTGGACCAGATCCACCACGTCCACCACCCGGGCAACGCCTCCGGCATCGTGGACGGCGCCGCGCTGACCCTCGTGGGCAGCGAGGAGTCGGGCCGCCGTGCCGGCCTGACGCCGCGCGCCCGCATCGTCTCTGCCGCCGTCGTCGGCTCCGAGCCCACCATCATGCTCACCGGTCCGACGCCGGCCTGCCGCAAGGCCCTCGACGTCGCCGGGATGACCGCGGGCGACATCGACCTCGTGGAGATCAACGAGGCGTTCGCGGCCGTGCCCCTCCAGCTGATGCGGGACCTGGGCTGGAGCGAGGAGCAGACCAACGTCAACGGCGGCGCGATCGCCATGGGCCACCCGCTCGGCGCCACCGGCGCCATGATCCTGGGCACCCTGGTGGACGAGCTCGAGCGCCGCGACCTGCAGACCGGCATCGCCACCCTCTGCATCGGCGCAGGCATGGGCGTCGCCACCATCGTCGAGCGCGTCTGA